The Dethiosulfovibrio peptidovorans DSM 11002 genome has a window encoding:
- the nuoE gene encoding NADH-quinone oxidoreductase subunit NuoE, protein MSSTTTVSSNELTQRLDPIVQRYQGKKGITIPLLADIQKEYGYVAEEAVTYVSRKMDISASEMFGVATFYAMFRLQPEGKYVIRICRGTACHVQGSASVAEEVARHLGIEEGETTEDGIFTLQHVACLGCCSLAPVMMVGDNVHGLLTPPKSIEILEDYRKKG, encoded by the coding sequence ATGTCATCCACAACCACCGTCAGCTCGAACGAGCTGACGCAGCGTCTGGATCCCATCGTCCAGCGCTATCAAGGCAAGAAGGGGATAACCATCCCGCTTTTGGCGGATATCCAGAAGGAGTACGGTTACGTCGCGGAGGAGGCCGTGACCTACGTCTCCAGAAAAATGGACATATCCGCCTCGGAGATGTTCGGAGTGGCTACCTTTTACGCCATGTTCCGGCTTCAACCCGAGGGCAAGTACGTCATACGTATCTGCCGAGGTACCGCATGCCACGTTCAAGGGTCCGCTTCTGTGGCGGAAGAGGTGGCAAGGCACCTGGGAATAGAGGAAGGCGAGACCACCGAGGACGGGATTTTTACCCTTCAACATGTCGCCTGTCTGGGATGCTGCAGTCTGGCTCCAGTGATGATGGTGGGAGACAACGTCCATGGACTGCTTACGCCGCCGAAGTCCATCGAGATCCTGGAAGACTACCGTAAAAAGGGTTAA
- a CDS encoding NADH-ubiquinone oxidoreductase-F iron-sulfur binding region domain-containing protein has product MSQTIVKIGMGSCGIAAGARPVEAKLRTLLEGHPEIEIRKVGCIGLCFQEPLVEVEVDGKSTMYGHVTEESVEDIVKKHVLGGNRLDQALVLDSDGSGMENPRMDKQVRIVLRNCGIIDPEKIDEYIEREGYDALKKVVSSMTSEQVYTEVLDSGLRGRGGAGFPTGLKWKFANLSKGDEKYVVCNADEGDPGAFMDRSVLEGDPHAIIEGMAICGYAIGASHGIIYCRAEYPLAIKNLNIAIEQAKERGFLGEDIMGSGFSFDLKIKEGAGAFVCGEETALIASIEGKRGMPRPRPPFPAQSGVFGKPTNINNVETYANVAWIIRNGSKEFSKYGIGKSRGTKVFALAGKIAKGGLVEVPMGMPIREVIYDIGGGIPDDKEFKAVQMGGPSGGCIPKELLDTPVDYESINATGAIMGSGGMVVMDEDTCMIDVARFFLSFVQNESCGKCPFCRIGTKRMLEILDRITKGEGKESDIDLLLELCHQIKDGSLCGLGQTAPNPVLTTIKYFKDEYMAHIVDHRCPATVCPSLIHYIIDPEKCIGCTKCAKNCPVDAISGEIKKPHVIDDSICIRCGKCKVSCPVGAISVE; this is encoded by the coding sequence ATGTCTCAGACTATAGTAAAAATAGGGATGGGAAGCTGCGGGATCGCGGCGGGAGCCCGCCCGGTAGAGGCCAAACTCAGGACACTGCTCGAAGGACACCCGGAGATAGAGATCAGGAAGGTCGGCTGCATAGGCCTATGTTTCCAGGAGCCTCTGGTCGAGGTGGAGGTGGACGGCAAATCCACCATGTACGGCCACGTCACAGAAGAGTCGGTGGAGGATATCGTCAAGAAACACGTCCTGGGAGGCAACAGGCTGGACCAGGCCCTGGTGCTCGACTCCGACGGATCCGGAATGGAAAACCCCAGGATGGACAAGCAGGTCCGCATAGTCCTTCGCAACTGCGGGATAATCGACCCTGAGAAGATAGACGAATACATAGAGAGAGAGGGTTACGACGCCCTTAAGAAGGTGGTCTCTTCCATGACCTCCGAGCAAGTATACACCGAGGTCCTCGACAGCGGTCTCAGAGGAAGAGGCGGAGCCGGATTCCCGACGGGGCTGAAATGGAAGTTCGCCAACCTATCCAAAGGCGACGAAAAATACGTAGTCTGCAACGCCGACGAGGGAGACCCGGGCGCCTTTATGGACAGATCGGTCCTGGAAGGAGACCCACACGCCATAATCGAGGGGATGGCCATATGCGGCTACGCCATCGGAGCCAGCCACGGCATAATATATTGCCGCGCCGAGTATCCTCTGGCGATCAAGAACCTCAACATCGCCATCGAGCAGGCCAAGGAAAGGGGCTTCCTCGGAGAGGATATCATGGGCAGCGGTTTCTCCTTCGATCTCAAGATAAAGGAGGGAGCCGGGGCTTTCGTCTGCGGAGAGGAGACGGCACTGATCGCCTCCATCGAGGGAAAGAGGGGTATGCCCCGTCCCAGACCTCCGTTCCCGGCCCAGAGCGGGGTTTTCGGCAAACCCACCAACATAAACAACGTCGAGACCTACGCAAACGTGGCCTGGATAATCAGGAACGGATCCAAGGAGTTCTCCAAATACGGCATCGGAAAGAGCCGCGGCACCAAGGTCTTCGCCCTGGCAGGGAAGATCGCCAAGGGAGGCCTGGTAGAGGTTCCCATGGGTATGCCCATCCGCGAGGTTATATACGACATAGGCGGAGGTATTCCGGACGACAAGGAGTTCAAGGCTGTCCAGATGGGAGGCCCCTCCGGTGGCTGCATACCGAAGGAGCTCCTTGACACCCCCGTTGACTACGAGTCCATCAACGCCACAGGAGCCATAATGGGATCGGGCGGCATGGTCGTCATGGACGAGGACACCTGCATGATCGACGTCGCCCGCTTCTTCCTGTCCTTCGTACAGAACGAGTCCTGCGGAAAATGCCCCTTCTGCCGCATAGGAACCAAGAGGATGCTGGAGATCCTGGACCGTATAACCAAGGGAGAGGGCAAGGAAAGCGATATAGATCTCCTTTTGGAGCTGTGCCACCAGATAAAGGACGGCTCCCTCTGCGGACTGGGTCAGACAGCACCTAATCCGGTTCTGACGACCATAAAATACTTCAAGGACGAGTACATGGCACATATCGTGGACCACAGATGCCCCGCGACGGTCTGTCCGTCCCTGATACACTACATCATAGATCCGGAAAAGTGCATCGGCTGCACCAAGTGCGCCAAGAATTGCCCGGTGGACGCCATATCCGGAGAGATAAAGAAACCGCACGTCATCGACGATTCCATCTGCATCAGATGCGGCAAGTGCAAGGTGAGCTGCCCCGTGGGCGCCATCTCTGTGGAGTAG
- a CDS encoding FAD-dependent oxidoreductase — translation MERNVRVILNGKEVYGYQGQKILDLCAECGVEIPTLCYNEHLSIHGGCSLCLVEVEGAKALVRACSSTIAPNMVLRTDTKRANDARRLALELLLSDHVGDCRPPCTLACPAQANVQGYINTAAQGKFAEALDILHENIVLPSSIGRVCPAPCQEKCRRHFVDEEPVSIRNIKRFIGDKAIENDDLGHVPSIEENGKSVAIVGGGPGGMSAAYYLRLKGYSVTVIEKEAALGGMMRYGIPDYRLPQEVIQKECDWLLSHGIEVKLNTCMGKDVTLDQLRDEYDAVLLAMGCWKSSSMRTAGEDLPGVLGGIDFLYTVNLHDPVKIGNRVAVVGGGNTAMDACRCAKRLGAEKVYIVYRRTEAEMPAEDIEIQEAKEEGIEFIFLAAPKSIEGDGKVERMICEKMELGEADASGRRRPIPTGETFTLELDNVIAAIGQGIDFQGLPSSIHDGRRMTVDGDFETPLPGVFVCGDQQTGPKIAVEALGTGHWAAESIHHYLTTGKAKKPFVYDVVRDDLGPDDFLDREKQPREQTAHVDPAIRLSKPFKEYDEGLTEEQVLRDASRCMECGCPDVFECKLRRYAIDYEVDPERVAGEHGKGIEEANEFYVRNMDKCILCGQCVRTCDEIAGFHAIDFAKRGFASTISPEYFKGIDASDCTFCGLCVQNCPVGALVEKRAERWPHQEKPSLISTTCAKCPVGCEIDMNLDTSKERIVRITSDFNKIDSPTFGMTCVKGRYQFDDVAEDRLGSPMASGKAISWSEGATKFAESVKKASKVAFVLGGNLTNEEMGAVKEFVQISGIDADIAVDGVDCFAGLTLAMESSWGRKSSGAGYDSLIEADCVLLLDDDLSQDQPVMASWIRRAMRKNGAPMIYAGNHSDRFDMGGAVVLEDSVDKVAKALKSAVADGKINGENIAKAAELLGNSKKVAIIVGKGAGYDSESGEAVIALADALKTKSVYPLYRGANVQGAIDGSIATKSIEEIKKGSYDLTVLVGTVSGFELNSSVALVSTNGKAEASKATLALPMTAWAEKRGTMTNMTGRTVSCNQGPGAFEEAKDLGWILSATARRMDLEMAAVR, via the coding sequence ATGGAAAGAAACGTAAGAGTTATCCTCAACGGCAAGGAAGTCTACGGCTATCAGGGACAGAAAATACTGGACCTCTGCGCCGAGTGCGGTGTGGAGATTCCCACACTCTGTTACAACGAACACCTATCGATCCACGGAGGCTGTTCACTGTGTTTGGTCGAGGTGGAAGGCGCCAAGGCCCTCGTCAGAGCCTGTTCCTCCACTATAGCGCCCAACATGGTGTTAAGGACCGACACTAAAAGGGCCAACGACGCCAGAAGACTGGCCCTTGAGCTTCTCCTGTCGGACCACGTAGGAGACTGCAGGCCTCCCTGTACCCTGGCCTGCCCCGCTCAGGCAAACGTACAGGGCTACATCAACACGGCGGCCCAGGGTAAGTTTGCCGAGGCCCTGGACATCCTCCACGAAAACATCGTCCTGCCGAGCTCGATAGGACGGGTCTGCCCCGCTCCCTGCCAGGAGAAATGCCGCAGACATTTCGTCGACGAGGAACCGGTATCGATACGCAACATCAAGAGGTTCATCGGAGACAAAGCCATAGAGAACGACGACCTCGGGCACGTCCCCTCCATAGAGGAAAACGGAAAATCCGTAGCAATCGTCGGAGGTGGCCCCGGAGGGATGAGCGCCGCCTATTACCTCCGTCTCAAGGGATATTCCGTCACGGTGATAGAGAAAGAGGCCGCTCTCGGCGGCATGATGCGTTACGGCATACCGGACTACCGTCTTCCTCAGGAGGTCATACAGAAGGAATGCGATTGGCTTCTGTCCCACGGCATAGAGGTCAAGCTCAACACCTGCATGGGTAAGGACGTAACCCTCGATCAGCTCAGGGACGAATACGACGCAGTTCTCCTGGCCATGGGGTGCTGGAAATCCTCCTCCATGAGGACAGCAGGAGAGGATCTTCCCGGAGTTCTGGGTGGAATAGACTTCCTCTACACCGTCAACCTTCACGATCCGGTCAAAATCGGTAACAGAGTGGCTGTGGTTGGAGGCGGCAACACCGCCATGGACGCCTGTCGCTGTGCAAAGAGGCTCGGAGCGGAAAAGGTCTACATCGTGTATCGCCGCACCGAGGCAGAGATGCCAGCGGAAGACATAGAGATACAGGAGGCCAAGGAGGAAGGTATCGAGTTCATCTTCCTGGCAGCTCCCAAGTCCATCGAGGGAGACGGGAAGGTCGAGAGGATGATCTGCGAAAAGATGGAGCTCGGCGAGGCCGACGCCTCCGGCAGACGTCGGCCGATACCGACCGGAGAGACATTCACCCTCGAGCTGGACAACGTCATAGCCGCCATCGGTCAGGGAATCGATTTCCAGGGACTGCCCTCCTCCATCCACGACGGACGCAGGATGACCGTCGACGGAGACTTCGAGACCCCTCTCCCAGGCGTGTTCGTATGCGGAGACCAGCAGACTGGCCCCAAGATAGCCGTCGAGGCCCTTGGAACGGGACACTGGGCTGCGGAAAGCATCCATCACTACCTGACCACAGGCAAGGCGAAGAAACCCTTCGTCTACGACGTGGTTCGAGACGACTTGGGGCCCGACGACTTCCTCGATAGGGAGAAACAGCCCAGGGAGCAGACCGCCCACGTCGATCCGGCCATAAGGCTCAGCAAGCCCTTCAAGGAATACGATGAGGGGCTTACGGAGGAGCAGGTTCTCAGAGACGCCTCCCGCTGCATGGAGTGTGGATGTCCCGACGTGTTCGAGTGTAAGCTACGCCGCTACGCCATAGACTACGAGGTAGATCCGGAAAGGGTGGCAGGCGAGCACGGAAAGGGCATAGAGGAGGCCAACGAGTTCTACGTCCGCAACATGGACAAGTGCATCCTCTGCGGACAGTGCGTCCGTACCTGCGACGAGATAGCCGGCTTCCACGCCATAGATTTCGCAAAGAGGGGCTTCGCATCCACCATCTCGCCCGAGTACTTCAAGGGTATAGACGCATCGGACTGCACCTTCTGCGGTCTCTGCGTCCAGAACTGCCCCGTAGGCGCCCTGGTCGAGAAGAGAGCCGAGCGCTGGCCTCATCAGGAGAAACCGTCCCTCATCAGCACCACTTGCGCCAAGTGCCCGGTGGGATGCGAGATAGACATGAACCTCGACACATCGAAGGAGAGAATCGTCAGGATCACCAGCGACTTCAACAAGATAGACAGTCCGACCTTCGGAATGACCTGTGTCAAGGGACGCTACCAGTTCGACGACGTCGCAGAGGATCGCCTAGGTTCACCTATGGCGTCGGGGAAGGCCATATCCTGGTCCGAGGGAGCGACTAAGTTTGCGGAGTCGGTCAAGAAGGCATCCAAGGTAGCATTCGTCCTCGGGGGCAATCTGACCAACGAGGAGATGGGAGCGGTAAAAGAGTTCGTCCAGATATCCGGAATCGATGCCGACATCGCCGTCGACGGGGTGGACTGCTTCGCCGGTCTGACCTTGGCCATGGAGAGTTCATGGGGCCGCAAGTCCTCCGGTGCCGGATACGATAGCCTAATAGAGGCCGACTGCGTACTGCTTCTTGACGACGATCTCTCTCAGGATCAGCCGGTCATGGCCTCCTGGATTCGCCGGGCCATGAGAAAGAACGGCGCCCCCATGATTTACGCAGGAAACCACAGCGACCGTTTCGACATGGGCGGAGCAGTCGTTCTGGAAGACTCGGTGGACAAGGTAGCCAAGGCCCTGAAATCCGCCGTAGCCGACGGAAAGATCAACGGAGAGAACATAGCCAAAGCAGCGGAACTCCTCGGCAATAGCAAGAAGGTCGCCATAATAGTCGGCAAGGGCGCGGGATACGACTCCGAATCAGGAGAGGCAGTGATCGCCCTGGCGGACGCCCTCAAGACCAAGTCAGTCTACCCTCTTTACAGAGGAGCCAACGTCCAGGGAGCCATAGACGGATCGATCGCGACCAAGTCCATCGAGGAGATCAAGAAGGGATCCTACGACCTCACCGTATTGGTAGGCACGGTATCGGGATTCGAGCTGAACTCCTCCGTGGCTCTCGTATCGACCAACGGCAAGGCCGAGGCATCTAAGGCCACACTTGCCCTTCCCATGACGGCATGGGCGGAGAAACGTGGCACCATGACAAACATGACAGGCAGAACCGTGTCCTGCAACCAGGGCCCCGGAGCCTTCGAAGAGGCCAAGGACCTGGGCTGGATCCTGTCCGCCACCGCCAGAAGGATGGACCTGGAGATGGCCGCGGTAAGATAG
- a CDS encoding glycerate kinase type-2 family protein, giving the protein MEKTKKLRDDCLEIIRYSLEKNLPDQSTRETLQSMDLKGPIVCLAVGKAAWTMANAASEVLGDRISRGLIVTKYGHAGGDVAGMHIIESGHPVPDEKSLEAGKAALDLVHSTTKKDRLLVLLSGGGSSLMEFPLEGVSLRDMAEITDSLLSSGAPIEEINKIRKRLSKVKAGRLALAAAPSAITNLILSDVLGNDLGSVASGPTVPDDGTAEEAMEIAVKYGIRLSRAEKEALKTETPKTIEKVETIVLGDVSRLCSAAAEKAKHLGYETEILAEDLNCEARQAGSFLAAIARKRGRDNPRALILGGETVVHLKGEGKGGRNQELALSAAVGMEKVDNAVVASVGSDGTDGPTDAAGGMVDGGSISRMRASGIDPIALLEDNDSYRALKASEDLITTGPTGTNVNDLILLLKR; this is encoded by the coding sequence ATGGAAAAGACTAAAAAACTCAGGGATGACTGCCTGGAGATAATCCGTTACAGCCTGGAGAAAAATCTTCCGGACCAATCGACTAGAGAAACCCTTCAATCGATGGACCTGAAGGGCCCCATCGTCTGCTTGGCAGTGGGTAAGGCGGCTTGGACCATGGCCAATGCCGCGTCGGAGGTGCTCGGAGATAGGATCTCCAGGGGCTTGATCGTGACGAAATACGGCCACGCTGGAGGAGACGTCGCAGGAATGCATATAATCGAGAGCGGCCATCCCGTTCCGGACGAAAAAAGCCTGGAAGCCGGTAAAGCCGCTCTCGACCTTGTCCATTCCACGACGAAAAAGGACCGTCTATTAGTGCTCCTGTCCGGAGGCGGATCCTCTCTGATGGAGTTCCCTCTCGAAGGGGTCTCCCTGAGGGACATGGCAGAGATCACCGATTCTCTTCTGTCTTCCGGAGCTCCAATAGAGGAGATCAACAAAATAAGGAAGAGGCTTTCGAAGGTCAAGGCAGGGCGATTGGCACTGGCTGCCGCCCCCTCCGCTATAACCAACCTGATACTGTCCGACGTGCTGGGGAATGACCTCGGCTCGGTGGCCTCCGGTCCCACAGTCCCGGACGACGGCACTGCGGAAGAGGCCATGGAGATAGCCGTAAAATACGGGATTAGGCTATCCCGGGCGGAGAAAGAAGCGCTGAAAACAGAGACGCCCAAGACCATCGAAAAGGTCGAGACCATAGTATTGGGAGACGTCTCCCGCCTCTGCTCCGCTGCGGCGGAAAAAGCGAAACATCTGGGATACGAGACTGAAATCCTGGCGGAGGACCTGAACTGCGAGGCTCGACAAGCTGGCAGCTTTCTGGCGGCCATCGCCAGGAAAAGAGGCAGAGACAACCCCAGGGCCTTGATTCTCGGAGGGGAAACGGTGGTTCATCTCAAGGGAGAGGGCAAAGGCGGCAGGAATCAGGAGCTGGCCCTGTCGGCCGCCGTAGGGATGGAAAAAGTCGATAACGCCGTGGTGGCATCGGTGGGATCCGACGGAACCGACGGTCCTACCGATGCGGCGGGAGGGATGGTTGACGGAGGATCGATCTCCAGAATGAGGGCCTCTGGAATAGATCCGATCGCCCTCCTGGAGGACAACGATAGCTACCGGGCCCTGAAGGCATCGGAGGACCTGATAACAACCGGCCCTACCGGAACAAACGTGAACGATCTGATCCTACTCCTAAAACGATAA
- the fusA gene encoding elongation factor G: MGYKPEDIRSIAIVAHGGAGKTSLTEAMLFDTGVINRLGSVENGNTVTDFGSEEQKRQISISTALANVEYGGKTIFMMDVPGYADFLGEMRSAMRVADSSLIVVSAVDGVEVQTGKAWEFAEDFGTPVAFFVNKMDRDNADYQRTVEDIREQLSKKAHSFFLPIGQESEFKGLVDVLREKAYIYKGDGSKDFDEVPVPADLKDTMNVQRGQLVENIVEEDDDMMMRYLDGEEIPLEEMWPLLRKAISERKIFPILPGSATANVGIMQLLGVIADELPSPLETRSRIAVDGEEEVEITPDPSGPFSALCFKVMVDPYVGKLSFIRVNSGTLTSDQMIYNVNRQEEERISGFKIMQGKDGKDVKELTVGMIVAIPKLQSTRVGDTLSVKGATAVFPPIKFPLPVYSIAVDAKSRADEDKLSTAMHKMLEEDPILKFEKNAETGDNVLSGMGNLHLDIVLSRIKERYGVELEVRTPEVPYRETIRKTAKAQGKHKKQTGGHGQYGDVHIEFSPLPTGEGFVFEDKIVGGAVPKQYIPAVEKGLKEALEKGVLAGFRTVDFKATLVFGSYHDVDSSEMAFKTAAHLAFKKGISEANPVLLEPVMNVEVTVADDYLGDVMGDMNTRRGRIMGVDSMGRLQIVKAQVPLAEMFQYAIQLRSMTSGRGNFTMSYSHYDPVPEEISKKVIARRQSQTEEE; encoded by the coding sequence ATGGGGTACAAGCCAGAAGATATTCGATCGATTGCAATCGTCGCACATGGCGGAGCGGGAAAGACCTCGCTGACCGAGGCAATGCTGTTCGACACCGGCGTGATAAATCGGCTAGGTAGCGTAGAGAACGGCAACACCGTAACCGACTTCGGATCCGAGGAGCAAAAGCGTCAGATATCCATCAGCACGGCCCTCGCCAACGTGGAGTACGGGGGCAAGACCATATTCATGATGGATGTTCCCGGTTACGCAGACTTTCTGGGAGAGATGCGGTCCGCCATGAGGGTGGCCGATTCGTCCTTGATAGTCGTTAGCGCCGTGGACGGAGTCGAGGTCCAGACGGGAAAGGCCTGGGAGTTTGCCGAGGACTTCGGAACCCCCGTCGCCTTCTTCGTCAACAAGATGGACAGGGACAACGCCGACTATCAGAGAACGGTCGAGGATATCCGAGAGCAGCTCAGCAAAAAAGCTCATAGTTTTTTTCTGCCGATAGGTCAGGAATCGGAATTCAAGGGCCTTGTCGACGTCCTTCGGGAGAAGGCCTATATCTACAAGGGAGACGGCAGTAAGGATTTCGATGAGGTCCCGGTCCCGGCGGATCTAAAGGACACCATGAACGTCCAGAGAGGGCAGCTTGTGGAAAACATCGTCGAAGAAGACGACGACATGATGATGCGTTATCTCGACGGAGAGGAAATTCCCCTGGAGGAGATGTGGCCACTTCTAAGAAAGGCCATATCGGAGAGAAAAATATTCCCCATACTGCCCGGATCCGCGACGGCCAACGTCGGTATAATGCAGCTTCTCGGGGTGATCGCCGACGAGCTTCCCTCTCCCCTGGAGACCCGGTCCCGTATAGCCGTCGACGGCGAGGAAGAGGTCGAGATAACCCCCGATCCCTCCGGCCCGTTTTCCGCACTGTGTTTCAAGGTCATGGTCGACCCCTACGTAGGCAAGCTCAGCTTCATAAGGGTGAACTCTGGAACCTTGACCTCCGATCAGATGATATACAACGTCAACCGTCAGGAAGAGGAGCGCATAAGCGGCTTCAAGATCATGCAGGGCAAGGACGGCAAGGACGTAAAGGAACTTACCGTCGGCATGATCGTCGCCATCCCCAAGCTTCAGAGCACCAGAGTAGGCGATACCCTTTCGGTCAAGGGCGCTACCGCCGTATTCCCTCCGATAAAGTTCCCCCTTCCGGTCTACAGCATAGCGGTAGACGCCAAGAGCAGGGCCGACGAGGACAAGCTTTCCACCGCCATGCACAAGATGCTGGAGGAGGATCCTATACTAAAGTTCGAGAAGAATGCCGAGACCGGCGACAATGTCCTGTCCGGAATGGGCAACCTTCATCTGGACATAGTTCTCTCCCGCATAAAGGAACGTTACGGCGTAGAGCTGGAGGTCAGGACTCCTGAGGTTCCCTATAGAGAGACCATCAGGAAGACAGCCAAGGCCCAGGGAAAACACAAGAAACAGACCGGAGGTCACGGCCAGTATGGGGACGTTCACATAGAGTTCTCTCCTCTTCCGACCGGAGAGGGATTCGTCTTCGAGGACAAGATCGTCGGAGGGGCCGTGCCCAAACAGTACATCCCAGCGGTGGAGAAGGGACTCAAGGAAGCTCTCGAAAAAGGAGTCCTGGCGGGATTCCGCACCGTCGATTTCAAGGCCACTTTGGTGTTTGGCTCATATCACGATGTGGACAGCTCGGAGATGGCCTTCAAGACCGCTGCGCACCTGGCCTTCAAGAAGGGCATATCTGAGGCAAATCCGGTTCTTCTCGAGCCGGTCATGAACGTCGAGGTGACTGTGGCGGACGATTATCTTGGAGACGTCATGGGAGACATGAACACCCGTAGAGGGCGGATCATGGGAGTCGACTCCATGGGACGACTTCAGATAGTGAAGGCCCAGGTTCCCCTGGCGGAGATGTTCCAGTACGCCATCCAGCTTCGATCAATGACGTCCGGAAGAGGGAACTTCACCATGTCCTATTCCCACTACGATCCAGTCCCGGAGGAGATTTCCAAGAAGGTAATAGCAAGAAGGCAGTCACAGACGGAAGAGGAATAA
- the gatB gene encoding Asp-tRNA(Asn)/Glu-tRNA(Gln) amidotransferase subunit GatB, which translates to MSLTFTTVIGLEIHVQLNTRTKLFCGCSTDYIGATPNTNICPLCTGQPGTLPVLNERAVELGVRAGLALGCTINRVTRFDRKNYFYPDLPKAYQISEFYVPLAEKGEVTVTDDDGRPYKVGITRLHLEEDAGKLVHGASDGRIVGSTQSFVDYNRSSVPLAEIVSEPDITSPRMAKEYVATLRQMVRYLGVSDGDMEKGSMRVDANISLKVSDGRWGNRVEVKNMNSLRALERALEFEIRRQGAILSDGGEIHQETRNWDDSAGETSSSRSKEESNDYRYFTEPDLPPLVLSDSYVEDIERDLPELPWDKKARYERDFDLPQDDISVLTEQKDLAEYFEACVEAGASPARASNWIRTEVLRVLNEKGGHISEFSLSPTALVELLRMVEGKKLSTTAAKEVFDAMISREISLKEAIDACGVTAGNLSGDGLTSLIRSVLEANGDVVDVIRSGDDKKDKKRKFLQGQVMKEARGQADPREVAKILDIELPR; encoded by the coding sequence ATGTCCCTGACCTTTACGACCGTCATAGGGCTGGAGATACACGTACAGCTGAACACCAGGACAAAGCTTTTCTGCGGCTGTTCCACCGATTACATAGGAGCGACGCCCAACACCAATATATGTCCTCTCTGCACCGGTCAGCCCGGAACCCTTCCGGTTCTGAACGAGAGAGCTGTTGAGCTCGGTGTCAGAGCCGGTCTGGCCTTGGGGTGTACTATAAACCGGGTTACCCGCTTCGACAGGAAGAACTATTTTTACCCCGATCTGCCCAAGGCATACCAGATCTCCGAATTTTACGTTCCTCTTGCGGAGAAGGGAGAGGTTACTGTCACAGACGACGACGGTAGGCCCTATAAAGTCGGCATAACCAGGCTTCATCTCGAGGAGGACGCAGGAAAGCTGGTCCACGGAGCCTCGGACGGTCGTATCGTCGGATCTACCCAGTCCTTCGTGGACTACAACCGCTCCAGCGTTCCCCTGGCGGAGATAGTCTCCGAACCGGACATAACTTCCCCCAGGATGGCCAAGGAATACGTCGCCACCCTTCGTCAGATGGTCAGATATCTTGGCGTTTCCGACGGGGACATGGAAAAGGGGTCCATGAGGGTAGACGCCAACATTTCCCTCAAGGTGTCGGACGGGCGGTGGGGCAACAGGGTTGAGGTCAAGAACATGAACTCCCTCAGGGCACTGGAGAGGGCGTTGGAGTTCGAGATCCGACGTCAGGGTGCCATCCTCTCCGACGGAGGAGAGATCCATCAGGAAACCCGTAACTGGGACGACAGCGCCGGAGAGACCAGCTCGTCCAGGAGCAAGGAGGAGTCCAACGACTATCGTTACTTCACCGAGCCGGATCTTCCTCCACTGGTCCTGTCGGATAGCTATGTAGAGGATATCGAGAGGGATCTGCCCGAGCTTCCATGGGACAAGAAGGCTCGATATGAGAGGGACTTCGACCTCCCCCAGGACGACATCTCGGTACTTACGGAGCAAAAGGACCTGGCCGAGTATTTCGAGGCCTGCGTGGAGGCCGGGGCGTCTCCCGCCAGGGCTTCCAACTGGATAAGAACAGAGGTGCTTCGGGTACTGAACGAAAAGGGAGGCCATATCTCCGAGTTTTCCCTGTCCCCGACCGCCCTAGTAGAGTTGCTGCGGATGGTGGAGGGCAAAAAGCTCTCGACCACGGCGGCAAAAGAGGTCTTCGACGCCATGATATCCAGGGAGATCTCCCTGAAAGAGGCCATAGATGCCTGCGGTGTGACCGCCGGGAACCTCTCGGGAGATGGACTGACTTCTCTGATTCGATCGGTCCTGGAGGCCAACGGAGACGTCGTCGACGTAATACGTTCCGGCGATGACAAAAAGGACAAAAAACGCAAGTTCCTTCAGGGACAGGTCATGAAGGAAGCCAGAGGGCAGGCGGACCCCAGGGAGGTTGCCAAGATACTGGATATCGAATTACCCCGATGA